In the Populus trichocarpa isolate Nisqually-1 chromosome 8, P.trichocarpa_v4.1, whole genome shotgun sequence genome, CAAATTTGATAGAagatgtttttatgttttaaaaatattttaattttttttatttaataatatttttttttatttttaaattatcttgatgtattaatattaaaaataatttttaaaaaataaaaaatattttaaaatataatcacaGCCACTCTAAACAGAACACATAACATCTTTTTAGTTGGATTATTAGTTTTGTTGTCGATTTTTTCCGACatcattgaaatttgaaaatctCACATGGAATCGTAAGAAAATGTAGGGTCCTCGTACTAGAAAAATCGTACTCTGTCACTCTATAGGGTAGGGTAGGTTCGGTCTCTCACGGGATGTTTGgtattagttaatttttaaaatgtattttatttaaaaatatattaaaataatgtatttttatttttttaaaaatttattatataaaaatattaattttatttatttaaaacaaaaaataattttaattttaataaaaaataaattaaaactcaatGCAAAACAGGCTTTAacatcataataaaattatagagtCACGAATTTATTGAATCAATTTTAAATCGATGTTATTTGTTCTCTTTAAAGGAACAACCTTGTAttggataattgttttttttttttaaatccatggatttaataattatttattctatCAATTAAAGTTTAAACAGGGTAATTTCTAAactagatgaaaataaaattcgaTCCCAACTAGATTACAGGTTAATATGTTATCAGATTGATACACAGTGCAGGGCTGAATTTAAATAAACAGGCGAAGGACTGGTGCAGGCcagattaataattattaaatacaaaacagagaaaaaggAAGCTGAAAACTGTGTCCAGGTTCATCCTCCCAATTCTCCAATTCCTATATAAATGCAATGTCTCTCGATGTCTCCTACTCCAAGCCAAATCTGCACCATCTGGCTTAGACTTACCAagcatttttttctcatattttactAGTAGTTTTCCAAAGTACCCTCGTCTGCTTCATTAATCAACTGCCCTCCCAGAAATCAAacttggagagagagagagcaaattGAGTACCCTGCTTACCAATGGCTACCATGTCTGCCCTCTTCACCAAAACCTCATATCCTCCTCACTCTCTCCCAAAATCATTCAATACCCGTTTTAGCCCTACCCTCAAACTATCGTTTGCGCCCAAAATCCAATGGAAACGAGTCAGAATTCAATCCGGGTTGATCGACCCAGATGGTGGAAAACTTGTTGAACTATTCGTTGAAAAGTCGCAAAAAGATGCTAAAAAGAAAGAGGCAATTTCATTGCCTAAAGTGAAGTTAACAATGATTGATATTCAATGGCTGCATGTTTTGAGTGAAGGGTGGGCAAGTCCTCTCCGCGGATTCATGAGAGAATCCGAGTTCCTCCAAACTCTTCATTTCAACTCGCTCCGTTTGGAAAACGGGTCGGTTGTTAACATGTCGGTGCCTATTGTGCTCGCTATTGATGATTTGCAGAAGCAGAGCATTGGCGAGTCCAAGAGGGTTGCTCTTGTTGATTCAGATGACAATACTGTTGCCATCTTGAGCGAGTaagaataattttctttttgttaaatttgatgcTATTTGCATGTTTGAGTTGCGTTGGTGGAGGATGAATACATgaagtttatatttttgtatttgtgtttGAAAGTGATAAtgaattagattaaattaatgtttatattcTTATGATGTGATTTGTGCTTGTGCGTTGGTCTGCTTTAGATGGAAGCACCCTCTTTCCTTTTCCGATCATGCTAGGACAAGTGTACCATAGAAAGAAATGTATAGCATGTCAAGTATTGTTCATAGTTGCTGATGTCAGACAAATTAGATGATTGTTCTGCAAGTTTTAATAGGCATATCCTTTGATGGTCTCATTTCTCATCCACCAACGCATGTGAAGTCATAGATTGTGTAAAGATTTTTTGCTATCCAATTCGATTGATGTTGAAGAAACTCCTAATTGATTAACCTGTATCCTGATTTATTtagttgtttctttctttcagtgTAGAGATATATAAGCACCCCAAAGAAGAACGGATTGCGAGAACATGGGGAACTACTGCCCCTGGTTTACCTTACGTTGAAGAAACCATAGCTGGATCTGGAAACTGGCTGATTGGAGGGGACTTGGAGGTGATAGAACCAATCAAGTATCATGATGGTCTCGATCATTTTCGATTGTCTCCTGCAGAACTCCGTGAAGAATTCACTAGGCGCAATGCCGATGCTGTCTTTGCATTCCAGCTCAGGAATCCTGTGCACAATGGGCATGCTTTACTCATGACAGATACTCGTAGACGGCTTCTTGAGATGGGATACAAGAATCCCATCCTTTTGCTTCATCCATTGGGAGGCTACACAAAGGCAGATGATGTTCCACTTAGCTGGAGAATGAAGCAACATGTGAAGGTAtgtgcccccccccccccccctttttttttttgtctctacaTGGATTCGATTGTTGTTGAGTTATTTTATCCAGACTAAAACTTTCCTGTTTCCCAGAAGCTTAGTCTAATACTGATTTTGTTTGATGATGATCATAAATTCTTAGGTACTTGAGGATGGTGTTCTTGATCCAGAAACAACTGTGGTCTCAATATTCCCATCTCCCATGCACTATGCTGGTCCAACTGAGGTGCAGTGGCATGCAAAAGCTCGGATTAATGCAGGAGCTAACTTTTACATTGTCGGCAGGGATCCAGCTGGAATGAGCCATCCAGTTGAGAAAAGAGATTTATATGATGCTGATCATGGAAAGAAGGTGTTGAGTGTGGCCCCTGGACTTGAGCGGTTAAACATCCTTCCTTTCAGGGTATGTATTTTGTTGTCATCAAAATCATTGATATTGCACATGTAACCTTTGAtagtaatttgaaaaaaatcgtGGTTGTTGCAATTGGATGCAGGTTGCTGCATATGACAAGACTCAGGGTAAAATGGCATTCTTTGATCCCTCAAGGCCCGGAGACTTCCTCTTTATTTCTGGAACAAAGGTATGCAGCCCAACGTATTTTTCATATTCTGATTGTCTAAAAGATATTGGAAATAAGACAAATAAGAGGAAAAAGTTTCGGACTATGTGAAACAGAGGGAGTAACTTCGTATTTTTGGTTTATATAATTATGTCTATCCTTTTGCTTCATGTGACAACGCTTGCTTGTACCCTGCAGATGAGAACACTTGCAAAGAACAAAGAGAACCCTCCTGATGGATTCATGTGCCCTGGTGGCTGGAAAGTGTTGGTCGAATACTATGACAGTTTGAGTCTGGCAAACAACGGCAAAGTCCCAGAACCTGTTCCAGCTTAGATGGAGTTCAGGATTTGCTGTGCCATACTTTTTATGCCATCTGATTGGGAGAAACTTTGAAACTTATTTATCTTCATCTTATGGTCCAGCTTTTGTATAGATTCTCTGTTCAGATCTCTAATAAAATCACGAGGCACTGGAGCAGGGACAAAAAACTTGCCTCAATTTGTAATTAGATTGCCCGCTGTGGCATCTCGCTTTGGCACACTAGCATGTGTGCTGGATGCGTTGTATCATAGTGCGGCTGTGCTTCTATTAAAGACATAGTTGGGGtgtttgtttaatgtttttgggACATAGTTGTGATGCATTGTATCACATGCACTGAAAGAAGCCCTAACGAGGGATGCTCGTCGCTTGAGCTACCAATTTCCTGCACCTGTTTTAATGTGTGTTCTGAAGTGGTAGACCTTTATCATTTCAGCAGGATCCTTTCTTTCAGGTCTTTGCATCCACGTCATTTGGAATCTGTCGTCGTTCTACTGGATATGGAAGCCACACATCAGACCTGATTAATAATGCATGTTCCAGCACTCCATGTTCGTGATAAATAACAGTGAGTTAGCACTGAAGCAACGGCTTTGTGCAGTTCACTTGTTGCAAGGAGCCAAGCACACTGAGGACGGGCTTTTATTAGAATTAGCTTTTCGAGAACAAATGGATGGAGAAAAGATGTGAACTTCTTGTCTTCGAGGACAACAAATTGGCTAGGAATGAAAATCCAATCATCAAGAGTTTGCAGGAAGAAGGGAGATTAATGATGCGATAATGCCtggaaaagcactttgaaatcGGGAGAGCAATTTGTGCTGCATTGATGTTGGCATGTACGAGAGCAACAACACATGTTTTCGGGGAGAATGGTATTGTTTAGACTTTAGATAGCTGGTTTATGAACTACATCTGATTTGTgaacaatttcaatttgatgGAGGTATGTTTTCTAGGATTGGCTACACGTAATTTGATGTATTAAGGCACTTCTAATTAATAAGTATATATAAACCAAGTTGTTTCCACACTGGAAATAGGAACTACATCAAGGGATTTAGTGGGTATGCAGAGTATTTGGCTTCCATCCCCTTGGTAAGATAGACCAAGTTGTGCAGTTTCATGCACTAGCAAAACAAAGCAAGAAACAAGCAAGTGAGCAACACATGCGCTTTTATTAATGTTCAGAGCATCATGTCTGATGtaatacaacaaaaataaatatgattcgCCAACATCCAAATCTAATTATAAACAATATATCATCTTCCCAGGAAGCTATGAAATAGATACAATAAATAATTCATgatctgtattttttttcttaggggtgaaaaaagaataaaagaatcatGTGTCTTCTATGGTTTATTTCCTCCAAGTGAGATAGCTGAAAATTGGTTTCTCTGGAACAGGTATGCACTTGACAACCCAACAAATTGGCCAAGATAGTGCTGCGGTTCCGATACATGCACCCCATTGGCCCCAGTTCAACCTCTCCGTGTCagcaaatttcttcaaaaattctaCCATTAACACCTGTAAGAGAATGGTTATTCCAATGATTCCCAAAAACAACTTGTTCTTATGGATCCCTTTGAAAACATTCTTCTCCTCCAGCTTCCTTGCATTGAATTCATTAAACACTTGGCACAGGACAAAAATGTTGAAGATCAAAGTATCATTTACCCTTTCTGTCACTCCAAAGATGGATTCTCCCTTGAATTGAAGTGTCAAGAGGATTGCTATCTGATACAAAGCTTGAGATAGGAGGTTCCTCCACATGATGTTGGTGATAAGAGGTTCAGTCCTACCCACAGGGGTTTTTTCCATGAGCTCCTGGGTGGGCTGCTCAGTAGCTAGAGCCAGAGCACCCAGTGTGTCCATAATCAGGTTCACCCACAACAACTGGACTGCTGTTAGTGGTACTTCTCCTGCTGAAACTGCTGCTACAAAGTTTATAACAAGAGCAGCAACATTTACTGTGAGCTGGAACTGAATGAATTTCTGTATGTTGTTGTAGACACACCTTCCCCACCTCAAAACTGTGGCTACAGAAGCGAAGTTATCGTCCAAAATGACAATATCTGAACTTTCTTTAGCCACTTCAGTACCTTGAATCCCCATAGATAGTCCTATATCAGCTTCCTTCAATGCCGGTGCATCATTTGTGCCATCACCAGTTACTGCCACCACATGACCTTTTTGTTTGAGGCACTGTACCATGAGAAGTTTATCAAAAGGAGAAGACCTTGCCATCACACAGATTTTATCAACCTTCTCCATTCTTTGCTCATGTGTGTAATTTCGGAATTCTTCCCCTTCAACCACAGCTCCACTGATATTCTCCGCACCAGG is a window encoding:
- the LOC7473435 gene encoding ATP sulfurylase 1, chloroplastic; this translates as MATMSALFTKTSYPPHSLPKSFNTRFSPTLKLSFAPKIQWKRVRIQSGLIDPDGGKLVELFVEKSQKDAKKKEAISLPKVKLTMIDIQWLHVLSEGWASPLRGFMRESEFLQTLHFNSLRLENGSVVNMSVPIVLAIDDLQKQSIGESKRVALVDSDDNTVAILSDVEIYKHPKEERIARTWGTTAPGLPYVEETIAGSGNWLIGGDLEVIEPIKYHDGLDHFRLSPAELREEFTRRNADAVFAFQLRNPVHNGHALLMTDTRRRLLEMGYKNPILLLHPLGGYTKADDVPLSWRMKQHVKVLEDGVLDPETTVVSIFPSPMHYAGPTEVQWHAKARINAGANFYIVGRDPAGMSHPVEKRDLYDADHGKKVLSVAPGLERLNILPFRVAAYDKTQGKMAFFDPSRPGDFLFISGTKMRTLAKNKENPPDGFMCPGGWKVLVEYYDSLSLANNGKVPEPVPA